A region of Aphanothece sacrum FPU1 DNA encodes the following proteins:
- a CDS encoding amino acid ABC transporter substrate-binding protein, producing the protein MNFKTRCLTINLIFIFVFILPLKANSETVLEQIDRTGLLRVGIREDAVPFGYRDVNGDLVGLCLDFINFFREELKEKLNKEVIAIKLYKSTLFNRFNLVSDKIVDIECGPNTIRQIADYNVEFSAPFFLTGTQFLIKGDNQTKFDPNSSLENVNIGLLRNTTNQTLIMQNYPLANIVEFQGVTGRYRGIQSLQGDKIQAFASDGILLVGEAILQGLDLGQDYILVPKFPLDCENYGLILPNNDPEWLAFVNAVIKNNKSKESFYKWFGVVLPRIEEIESFCRSQGQS; encoded by the coding sequence ATGAATTTCAAAACTAGATGTTTAACTATTAATTTAATTTTTATATTTGTCTTTATTTTACCACTTAAAGCCAACTCAGAAACTGTTTTAGAACAAATTGATAGAACTGGGTTACTTCGAGTAGGAATAAGAGAAGATGCTGTCCCTTTCGGTTATCGAGATGTAAATGGAGATCTGGTTGGATTATGTTTAGATTTTATTAATTTTTTTAGAGAAGAACTGAAAGAAAAATTAAATAAGGAAGTTATAGCGATAAAGTTATATAAATCAACTCTTTTTAATCGCTTTAATTTAGTTAGTGATAAAATCGTTGACATCGAATGTGGCCCTAATACTATTCGCCAAATAGCTGATTATAATGTTGAGTTTTCTGCTCCTTTTTTCTTGACAGGAACTCAATTTTTAATCAAGGGAGATAATCAAACTAAATTTGATCCAAATAGTTCATTAGAAAATGTTAATATTGGACTATTAAGAAATACAACTAATCAAACATTAATTATGCAGAATTATCCCTTAGCAAATATAGTTGAATTTCAAGGAGTGACTGGTCGTTATCGAGGTATACAATCATTACAAGGAGATAAAATACAGGCTTTTGCTAGTGATGGTATTCTTTTGGTTGGGGAAGCTATTTTACAAGGACTAGATCTTGGTCAAGATTATATTCTAGTTCCAAAATTTCCCTTGGATTGTGAAAATTATGGATTAATTTTACCGAATAATGATCCTGAATGGTTAGCTTTTGTTAACGCAGTTATTAAAAATAATAAGTCGAAAGAAAGTTTTTACAAATGGTTTGGGGTTGTTCTTCCTAGAATTGAGGAAATTGAATCTTTCTGTCGTTCTCAAGGGCAGTCATAA
- the menC gene encoding o-succinylbenzoate synthase, translating to MKIEQADIFLFELPLVKNYVTSFGNITKKRSILVKLYSEGLVGYGEGSSLPFPFYLPEYADVSFLVLQDIIIPEIIGKSFNHPQEIVESFRKIRGYSFAKTAVETAFWDLYSQEFNIPLWEILGGVGNIIDVGSNLGIIRDKQKLIDEVQKKVDDLTPRIKLKIERNWDIKPISIIRENFPTVPLCVDANSAYTLKDIPHLKEFDQFNLMMIEQPLAWDDIIDHAELQQHIKTPICLDESILSAEDARRAIKIKACQIINIKPGRVGGLVEAKKIHDICLKNKINIWCGGMLECSVGRFFNLSIATLIGYSLPADMFSSYDYFADDIVDFPYASFQGKAFVPDNLSNFKVNDEKVEHYSIAKRQIRVLPDKLC from the coding sequence ATGAAAATTGAACAAGCTGATATTTTTTTATTTGAACTTCCTCTCGTCAAAAACTATGTTACCAGTTTTGGTAATATCACCAAAAAAAGAAGTATTTTAGTTAAATTATATAGTGAGGGTTTAGTAGGATATGGTGAAGGTTCTAGCCTACCCTTTCCTTTCTATCTTCCTGAATATGCTGATGTTTCTTTTTTAGTTTTACAAGATATAATTATTCCTGAAATTATCGGAAAATCTTTTAATCATCCCCAGGAAATTGTAGAGAGTTTCAGGAAAATTAGAGGTTATTCTTTTGCTAAAACAGCAGTAGAAACCGCTTTTTGGGATTTATACTCTCAAGAATTCAATATACCTTTATGGGAAATTTTAGGCGGTGTTGGGAATATTATTGATGTGGGAAGTAATCTAGGAATTATTCGTGACAAACAAAAATTAATTGATGAAGTTCAAAAAAAAGTAGATGATCTAACACCTCGTATTAAATTAAAAATTGAGCGAAATTGGGATATTAAACCTATCAGTATTATTAGAGAAAATTTTCCTACTGTTCCTCTTTGTGTTGATGCAAATTCAGCTTATACACTTAAAGATATTCCTCATCTTAAAGAATTTGATCAATTTAATTTGATGATGATAGAACAGCCTTTAGCTTGGGATGATATTATTGACCATGCTGAATTACAACAACATATCAAAACCCCTATTTGTCTAGATGAAAGTATCCTATCAGCAGAAGATGCTCGACGAGCAATTAAAATTAAAGCTTGTCAAATTATTAATATTAAACCCGGACGAGTTGGGGGACTGGTAGAAGCAAAAAAAATTCATGATATTTGTCTTAAAAATAAGATTAATATCTGGTGTGGTGGAATGTTAGAGTGTTCGGTTGGTCGCTTTTTTAATTTATCTATTGCTACTTTAATCGGTTATAGTTTACCTGCAGATATGTTTTCTAGTTATGATTATTTTGCCGATGATATTGTTGACTTTCCCTATGCTTCTTTCCAAGGTAAAGCATTTGTCCCTGATAATTTATCAAACTTTAAAGTTAATGATGAAAAGGTCGAACATTATTCTATTGCTAAACGGCAAATAAGGGTTCTACCAGACAAGTTATGCTAA
- the panD gene encoding aspartate 1-decarboxylase, producing the protein MHAKLHRVSVTEANVNYVGSITVDPDLLDKVGILPLEEVDIINLNNGHRFSTYVIPGASGTGEICPNGGAALLCKKGDRLIIYAYEQRNRIEVLRDGHRAKVLVTDENNQTQEFLIQTLVPCQNGENVEFHSTSTCEKPMMTP; encoded by the coding sequence ATGCACGCTAAGTTGCATCGAGTAAGCGTTACCGAAGCGAATGTTAATTATGTCGGTAGCATCACAGTTGATCCCGACTTACTTGATAAAGTAGGCATTCTTCCCCTGGAAGAAGTGGATATCATCAATCTCAACAATGGTCATCGTTTTTCTACTTATGTTATCCCAGGTGCGTCCGGTACGGGGGAAATTTGCCCTAATGGGGGGGCCGCTTTATTATGTAAAAAGGGCGATCGCTTAATTATCTATGCTTATGAACAACGCAATCGCATTGAAGTCTTACGGGATGGACACCGGGCCAAAGTCTTAGTCACGGATGAAAATAACCAGACTCAAGAATTTTTGATACAAACCCTAGTTCCTTGTCAAAATGGAGAAAATGTTGAATTTCATAGCACTTCAACTTGTGAGAAACCTATGATGACACCTTAA
- a CDS encoding MBL fold metallo-hydrolase produces the protein MDQRNTRTPKPPRLLLDGLFAFPPNRETLGGTAYFIVEKPGNILLDCPIWDEETQQFLKEQGGVKSLLLTHRGAITPSVKSLQAALGSEILIQEQEAYLLPDVPLTPFEQEITLISNLTAIWTPGHSPGSCCAYWQRHEGVLFTGRHLLPSTQGEPTPLRLAKTFHWFRQLDSVALLRDRFSSDTLNYICPGANTGFLRGKGLINDAYHKLKALDLLSLRQHPISL, from the coding sequence ATGGATCAAAGGAATACGAGAACCCCTAAACCCCCCCGTCTTTTGTTAGATGGATTGTTTGCTTTTCCTCCCAACAGAGAGACGTTAGGAGGTACGGCTTATTTCATTGTAGAAAAACCTGGGAATATATTGCTAGATTGCCCCATCTGGGATGAAGAAACCCAACAGTTTCTGAAGGAACAGGGGGGAGTCAAATCCTTGCTACTTACCCATCGTGGTGCGATTACTCCCTCGGTTAAGTCTCTCCAAGCGGCTTTGGGATCGGAAATTCTCATTCAAGAACAGGAGGCTTATCTATTACCTGATGTTCCCTTGACTCCTTTTGAACAAGAAATAACTCTCATTTCTAATCTTACTGCTATTTGGACTCCTGGTCATTCTCCTGGCTCTTGTTGTGCCTATTGGCAACGTCACGAGGGTGTTTTGTTTACGGGGCGACATTTGCTCCCCTCAACCCAAGGAGAACCGACCCCCTTACGTCTGGCTAAAACCTTTCATTGGTTTCGTCAATTAGATAGTGTGGCCCTATTGCGCGATCGCTTTTCCTCTGATACCCTAAATTATATTTGTCCTGGGGCAAATACAGGTTTTTTACGAGGAAAAGGCCTGATTAATGATGCTTATCACAAGTTAAAGGCTTTAGATTTATTATCTCTCCGTCAACACCCCATAAGTTTATAG
- a CDS encoding metallophosphoesterase family protein translates to MNFRFAIISDPHIAVPHTISDHPNRFHWVEISIPVIEKVLSDLEQLNLDFVLLPGDLTQDGEPDNHRWLQQRLASLPFPVYVIPGNHDIPTIHSTEQTIGFDDFPSYYRQFGYDHTDKLYYTQEIFPGVQLIGLNSTQFNSNGKQLGCLDEVQLSWLEHLLPQLKDQLVLVMIHHNVIEHLPGQTHHELGKRYMLENARLLLKILQDGGCQLIFTGHLHVQDVAYNQGIYEITTGSLVSYPHPYRIIEIEGKTKDKLTVNITSHRVESVSGYDNLATISRQLLGDRSFPFMMKLLTASPLKVPIVQAEELAPLLRDFWADIAAGDGFFDFPEFPPSVRHYFRQFSAIKSDGTPALIDNQAILYL, encoded by the coding sequence ATGAATTTTCGTTTTGCTATCATCAGTGATCCTCATATTGCTGTTCCCCATACAATTTCAGATCATCCTAATCGCTTTCATTGGGTAGAAATCAGTATTCCAGTTATAGAGAAGGTTTTAAGCGATTTAGAGCAGTTAAATTTAGATTTTGTGCTACTTCCAGGGGATTTAACCCAAGATGGAGAACCTGATAATCATCGTTGGTTACAACAACGCCTTGCTTCTCTTCCTTTTCCAGTATATGTTATTCCTGGTAATCATGATATTCCTACTATACATTCTACCGAACAAACTATAGGCTTTGATGATTTTCCTAGTTATTATCGTCAGTTTGGCTATGATCACACTGACAAATTGTATTATACCCAGGAAATATTCCCTGGAGTACAATTAATTGGGCTTAATTCTACTCAATTTAATAGTAACGGAAAACAATTGGGTTGTTTAGATGAAGTTCAATTAAGTTGGTTAGAACATTTACTCCCTCAACTCAAAGACCAATTAGTTTTAGTAATGATTCATCACAACGTTATTGAGCATTTACCAGGACAAACACATCACGAATTAGGTAAACGCTATATGCTTGAGAATGCTCGCTTATTATTAAAAATCTTACAAGATGGGGGATGTCAACTAATTTTTACGGGACATTTGCACGTTCAAGATGTAGCTTATAATCAGGGAATTTACGAAATTACTACAGGTTCTTTGGTCAGTTATCCTCATCCTTATCGCATTATTGAGATTGAGGGAAAAACCAAAGATAAGCTAACTGTTAATATTACTTCTCATCGGGTTGAAAGTGTATCTGGATACGATAATTTAGCCACTATATCTCGTCAGTTGCTTGGCGATCGCTCTTTTCCCTTTATGATGAAATTACTCACTGCTTCTCCCTTAAAAGTTCCTATTGTCCAAGCTGAAGAATTAGCCCCACTATTACGAGATTTTTGGGCAGATATTGCGGCAGGAGATGGATTCTTTGATTTTCCTGAGTTTCCCCCTTCCGTACGTCATTATTTTCGACAATTTAGTGCAATTAAATCGGATGGAACTCCTGCTTTAATTGATAACCAAGCTATTCTTTATTTGTAA
- a CDS encoding helix-turn-helix domain-containing protein — MSYTITDSCSICNTCQIECPTGAIQQKDGVYSIDKKLCNNCEGYYLEPQCIVKCPISTPIPTQAKKGRYKTVDRKATSPDLFVNGKNTPFASSMVIWEACTILNSAAILPWQKDENGALFYKRSVKQDQGMIVFRLNDNLDSLSSGPINYLSDSSKLESIDIRAACLHLIYAAYATTVEHPWEKEFVINDRQIEKYLGLDKRKDLSKAAKLTLIKTLVQQPCQLRAEINWPQQGKLKGFSISDSPLWHLLDITHHFQKDDDGCQHLTGLTFTLKAGLWAKFFLNKEGYRERIAFYQYGSLPNFLLTTVMSIWQQHQGAVRIMLWLLFKSKMGRKQCITVPTLMRVAYGHEKMAQADVQREQRKRLLRAFESDLEVLNHYELKPIFDPVSYPVAVQPLWVKLADLPDDAEEALEFWINDGSQKHRLTDAGPRGKWTQLMKARILNFELPSEWEEQLAKFERKKQRKISRKTTSKKLAELSSDQILAARQSQGMSQRALAEKLGKSQSWIRDLENGRFSAKPEDRAVLQTVLGLH, encoded by the coding sequence ATGTCCTACACAATTACTGACAGTTGCTCAATTTGTAATACCTGTCAAATTGAATGTCCTACTGGAGCCATTCAACAGAAAGATGGGGTCTATTCCATTGATAAAAAACTCTGCAATAATTGTGAAGGTTATTATCTAGAACCCCAGTGTATTGTTAAATGTCCTATCAGCACTCCTATCCCGACTCAGGCTAAAAAAGGCAGATATAAAACCGTGGATAGGAAAGCTACTTCTCCAGACTTATTTGTTAATGGGAAAAATACCCCTTTTGCATCATCAATGGTAATTTGGGAAGCGTGTACTATTTTAAATAGTGCCGCTATTTTGCCTTGGCAAAAAGATGAAAATGGAGCTTTATTTTATAAAAGATCTGTTAAGCAAGATCAAGGAATGATTGTCTTTCGTTTGAATGATAATTTAGACTCCTTATCTTCGGGCCCGATCAATTATTTATCTGACTCATCTAAGTTAGAATCAATTGATATTCGTGCAGCTTGTTTACACCTTATTTATGCTGCTTATGCGACCACAGTAGAGCATCCTTGGGAAAAAGAATTTGTTATTAATGATCGACAAATTGAGAAATATTTAGGCTTAGATAAACGTAAAGATCTCAGCAAAGCGGCTAAGCTTACCCTCATTAAAACCTTAGTTCAACAACCTTGTCAACTTCGGGCAGAAATTAACTGGCCACAGCAAGGAAAACTTAAAGGTTTTTCGATTTCAGATAGTCCTTTATGGCATCTTCTTGATATTACTCATCACTTCCAAAAAGATGATGATGGTTGTCAACATTTAACAGGTTTAACTTTTACATTAAAAGCAGGCCTTTGGGCTAAATTTTTCTTAAATAAAGAAGGGTATCGAGAGCGTATTGCTTTCTATCAATATGGTTCTTTACCTAATTTCTTGTTAACTACAGTCATGAGTATTTGGCAACAGCATCAAGGTGCAGTGCGTATCATGTTGTGGTTACTCTTTAAAAGTAAAATGGGACGTAAACAATGTATTACAGTTCCCACGTTAATGCGAGTTGCTTATGGTCACGAAAAAATGGCTCAAGCTGATGTACAACGAGAACAAAGAAAGCGATTATTACGCGCTTTTGAAAGTGATCTTGAAGTGCTTAACCATTATGAACTTAAACCTATTTTTGATCCGGTTTCCTATCCTGTTGCTGTTCAACCTTTGTGGGTTAAATTGGCTGATTTGCCTGACGATGCAGAAGAAGCCTTAGAATTTTGGATTAATGATGGTTCTCAAAAACATCGCTTAACGGATGCTGGTCCTCGTGGTAAATGGACTCAGTTAATGAAAGCGCGTATTCTTAATTTTGAATTACCCTCAGAATGGGAAGAACAATTAGCTAAATTTGAGCGTAAAAAACAACGGAAAATAAGTCGTAAAACTACTTCTAAGAAATTAGCTGAATTATCGTCTGATCAGATTTTGGCCGCTAGACAAAGTCAAGGAATGAGTCAAAGAGCATTAGCTGAAAAATTAGGCAAAAGTCAAAGTTGGATTCGCGATTTGGAAAATGGCCGCTTTTCTGCTAAACCTGAAGATCGAGCGGTTTTGCAAACTGTTTTAGGACTACATTAA
- the trmB gene encoding tRNA (guanosine(46)-N7)-methyltransferase TrmB has product MTRVRIRQHVNPLSYKYHQPLIIPDWEQIYDKLDQPLHLDIGSARGKFLLQMAPLYPNINFLGVEIREPLVIEANNQRDDLGVSNLHFLFCNINLSITSLFGSLPPGILKWVTIQFPDPWFKQSHKKRRVVQPILVNAIAQYLSDDGLIFLQSDVKEIALQMGNHFLANTCFEKHKPPSQFELIDNPFLIQTEREIATLNKSQPIYRLLLQKKVVQCNTSQ; this is encoded by the coding sequence TTGACAAGAGTTCGTATCCGTCAACACGTTAATCCCTTAAGTTATAAATACCATCAACCTCTTATCATACCTGATTGGGAGCAAATATACGATAAATTAGATCAACCACTTCATTTAGATATTGGGTCTGCTAGAGGTAAATTTCTCTTACAAATGGCTCCCCTTTATCCTAATATTAATTTCTTAGGTGTGGAAATTCGGGAACCTTTAGTCATAGAAGCGAATAATCAGCGCGATGATTTAGGTGTTTCTAATCTTCATTTTCTGTTCTGTAATATTAATCTTTCTATTACATCTTTATTCGGTTCCTTACCACCAGGAATACTTAAATGGGTAACAATTCAATTTCCTGATCCTTGGTTTAAACAAAGTCATAAAAAACGACGGGTTGTACAACCTATTTTAGTCAATGCGATTGCTCAATATTTAAGTGATGATGGCTTAATTTTTTTACAATCAGATGTTAAAGAAATTGCTTTACAAATGGGCAATCACTTTTTAGCAAATACTTGTTTTGAAAAACATAAACCTCCATCTCAATTTGAGTTAATTGATAATCCCTTTCTGATTCAGACAGAACGAGAAATTGCTACTCTTAATAAATCTCAACCAATTTATCGATTGTTACTACAGAAAAAAGTAGTTCAATGTAACACAAGTCAATAG
- a CDS encoding site-2 protease family protein, whose product MWLLLIVLGLITYYLLKRSVAPITPIPIWIFWLVMMTPAIIWTTWYTVKGNVPIPTWLIVVPLMVCFTLYWWLLQKGHIPSKKQEPKNQELNNLTSETPKPPEESEKLRPITVSEEKSLRDCFPWAVYYLQNLDYRPQAILCRGKLKTAPEEAYKSIKSNIEQVFGDRFIILFQEGLPGNPFFALVPNPWAKSQEKTQDKSEKITRPLLALTLLLLTVFTTTVIGAEMAGVSTKALEDNLGLLLQGLPYSLGLIVILGVHEFSHYIAAVRYKIITTLPYFIPIPFFLGTFGAFIQMKSPVPNRKALFDVGIAGPLGGFLVTIPILLWGLSLSEIVPLSTDATNSTLLSFQSLDPRFSFLFAVFAKVALGSSFVAGKAINLHPLAISGYVGLIVTALNLMPVGQLDGGHVVHAMFGQRTAIIVGQLTRLFMLILAMIRQEFLIWAILLFLMPITDQPALNDVTELNDQRDILGLFSLALLMVILLPLPRVIAHWLQL is encoded by the coding sequence ATGTGGTTACTTTTAATCGTTCTTGGCTTAATTACCTACTATCTCCTTAAGCGCAGTGTCGCACCTATTACCCCTATCCCCATCTGGATTTTTTGGCTAGTCATGATGACTCCTGCCATTATCTGGACAACTTGGTATACGGTTAAGGGGAATGTACCTATTCCTACTTGGTTAATAGTAGTTCCCTTAATGGTCTGTTTTACTTTGTATTGGTGGCTTCTACAAAAGGGACACATACCAAGTAAGAAACAAGAGCCTAAAAATCAGGAATTAAATAATCTTACCTCAGAAACCCCCAAACCTCCCGAAGAATCTGAGAAACTTCGTCCTATTACCGTCAGTGAAGAAAAGTCTTTGCGAGATTGTTTTCCTTGGGCTGTTTATTACTTACAAAATTTAGATTATCGTCCTCAAGCAATTCTTTGTCGGGGCAAGTTAAAAACGGCTCCTGAAGAAGCTTATAAGTCTATTAAAAGCAATATTGAACAAGTTTTTGGCGATCGCTTTATTATCTTATTTCAAGAAGGTCTTCCAGGTAATCCATTTTTTGCTTTAGTTCCTAATCCTTGGGCTAAATCTCAAGAGAAAACCCAGGATAAGTCGGAAAAAATTACTCGTCCTTTATTGGCTCTAACTTTATTATTATTGACCGTATTTACAACTACGGTGATAGGGGCAGAAATGGCTGGAGTTTCTACTAAAGCTCTAGAAGATAATTTAGGTTTATTATTACAAGGATTACCCTATAGTTTAGGCTTAATTGTTATTTTAGGAGTTCACGAATTTAGTCATTATATTGCAGCCGTTCGTTACAAAATTATTACCACTCTTCCTTATTTTATTCCTATTCCTTTTTTCTTAGGAACTTTCGGAGCTTTTATTCAAATGAAGTCTCCTGTTCCCAATCGTAAGGCTTTATTTGATGTGGGAATTGCTGGCCCCTTGGGAGGCTTTTTAGTTACCATTCCTATTTTATTATGGGGACTGTCTCTATCCGAAATTGTGCCTTTATCTACAGATGCGACAAATTCTACTCTTTTATCATTTCAATCTCTTGATCCACGATTTTCTTTTCTGTTTGCTGTCTTCGCTAAAGTCGCTTTAGGCAGTAGTTTTGTCGCAGGAAAAGCCATTAATTTGCATCCTTTGGCTATATCTGGATATGTGGGATTAATTGTAACGGCCCTCAATTTAATGCCTGTGGGACAATTAGATGGGGGTCATGTTGTTCATGCTATGTTTGGTCAACGAACTGCTATCATTGTTGGCCAATTAACTCGCCTATTTATGTTAATTTTGGCTATGATTCGACAAGAATTTCTAATCTGGGCTATCCTGTTGTTTTTAATGCCTATTACGGATCAACCTGCTCTTAATGATGTGACTGAATTAAATGATCAACGAGACATTTTAGGGTTGTTTTCTTTGGCTTTATTAATGGTTATTTTACTGCCTTTACCTCGAGTTATCGCTCATTGGTTACAACTTTAA
- a CDS encoding HAD family hydrolase: MLKAILFDFNGVIINDEAIHRELINDILLRENLRPDTSDYQQLCLGRSDRACLQNILSRRGRFVSEEYLKKLIEAKHQAYRKRIESLEKLPIYSGLNEFILQIKQRQLLIGLVTGSLHDEVLFILNKAGILSEFDVIVAGNEIKGSKPDPDGYLLAVERLNKLDSNLFLKTTDCLVIEDTPAGIEAAKRAGMQVVGIANTYPFHFMQRISNWAIDYFSDLELERVTELLT; the protein is encoded by the coding sequence ATGTTAAAAGCAATTTTGTTTGATTTTAATGGCGTGATCATTAACGATGAAGCAATTCATCGGGAATTAATTAATGATATTTTATTAAGGGAAAATTTACGCCCTGATACCTCTGACTATCAACAATTATGTTTAGGAAGAAGTGATCGGGCTTGTCTTCAGAATATTTTATCTCGTCGAGGTAGATTTGTTTCCGAAGAATATCTAAAAAAATTAATTGAAGCTAAACATCAAGCTTATCGAAAACGCATAGAAAGTTTAGAGAAATTACCAATTTATTCAGGATTAAATGAGTTTATCTTACAAATTAAACAGCGACAATTACTCATTGGTTTAGTCACAGGTTCTTTACATGATGAAGTTTTATTTATTCTAAATAAAGCCGGGATTTTATCAGAATTTGATGTGATTGTAGCTGGGAATGAGATTAAGGGCAGTAAACCTGATCCCGATGGCTATTTATTAGCGGTTGAACGTTTAAATAAATTAGATAGTAATCTATTCTTAAAAACCACAGATTGTTTAGTGATTGAGGATACACCGGCCGGCATTGAAGCGGCCAAACGGGCCGGAATGCAAGTAGTAGGTATTGCTAATACTTATCCCTTTCATTTTATGCAAAGAATTTCCAATTGGGCTATTGATTATTTTTCAGATTTAGAGTTAGAAAGAGTCACTGAACTCTTAACTTAA
- a CDS encoding acetate kinase yields MKILVLNAGSSTQKSCLYNLSDNILPDSAQEGIWEANIDWTVATGQGILTVKSNKNKQKITLNSDDRRQGIAKMLDTLISGETKVIETLVEIKIVGHRVVHGGTNYTKSTLITPEVKAEITRLIPLAPNHNPAHIEDIEAIEQLLGNIPQVAVFDTAFHTSMPLETVAYPIPYEWLDKGIRRYGFHGISHQYCAHRAAKLLKKTLSSLKLITCHLGNGCSLTAIKDGISIDTTMGFTPLEGLMMGTRSGSIDPTILIYLMREYNLTAEELNNLLNKESGFKGVSGISADLRAILQGINDGNYRAKLAFDMYIHRLRSHIGAMLASLGGLDALIFTAGVGENAPIVREKACSAFEFLGLKLDKQKNESSPVDVDISTPESSIKILVIHTEEDWAIAQDCWHLLTTGLTQR; encoded by the coding sequence ATGAAAATTTTAGTTCTTAATGCGGGTTCGAGTACCCAAAAAAGCTGTTTATATAACTTATCAGATAATATTTTACCTGACTCTGCTCAAGAAGGGATTTGGGAGGCAAATATTGATTGGACAGTGGCAACAGGACAAGGTATATTAACAGTTAAATCTAACAAAAATAAACAAAAAATTACCTTAAACTCTGATGATCGTCGTCAGGGAATTGCTAAAATGCTTGATACTTTAATCTCTGGAGAAACTAAGGTAATTGAAACATTAGTAGAGATAAAAATTGTTGGTCATCGAGTAGTTCACGGAGGAACTAATTATACTAAATCTACTCTAATTACTCCAGAAGTTAAAGCAGAAATTACCCGTCTTATTCCCTTAGCCCCTAATCATAATCCGGCTCATATTGAAGATATAGAAGCCATTGAACAACTATTAGGAAATATACCTCAAGTGGCAGTATTTGATACGGCATTTCATACAAGTATGCCCTTAGAAACTGTCGCTTATCCTATTCCTTATGAATGGTTAGATAAAGGAATTCGTCGCTATGGTTTTCATGGAATTAGTCATCAATATTGCGCTCATAGAGCAGCTAAACTATTAAAAAAAACGTTATCTTCTCTAAAATTAATTACCTGTCATTTAGGAAATGGTTGCTCTTTAACTGCTATTAAAGATGGCATTAGTATCGATACAACTATGGGATTTACTCCCCTTGAAGGGTTAATGATGGGTACTCGTAGCGGTTCTATTGATCCGACAATTTTAATATATTTAATGCGAGAATATAACTTAACTGCTGAGGAATTAAACAATCTCCTTAATAAAGAATCAGGCTTTAAAGGAGTGTCAGGAATTTCTGCTGATTTAAGAGCTATTCTTCAAGGTATTAATGATGGAAATTATCGCGCAAAATTGGCTTTTGACATGTATATTCATCGTCTGCGATCGCATATTGGTGCTATGTTAGCTTCTTTAGGGGGTTTAGATGCTTTAATTTTTACCGCAGGGGTGGGAGAAAATGCCCCTATTGTCAGAGAAAAAGCTTGTAGCGCGTTTGAATTTTTAGGGTTAAAATTAGATAAGCAAAAAAATGAATCCTCTCCTGTTGATGTCGATATTTCAACCCCAGAATCATCCATCAAAATATTAGTCATTCATACAGAAGAAGATTGGGCGATCGCTCAAGACTGTTGGCATTTATTAACAACAGGACTTACGCAACGCTGA